The Dioscorea cayenensis subsp. rotundata cultivar TDr96_F1 chromosome 7, TDr96_F1_v2_PseudoChromosome.rev07_lg8_w22 25.fasta, whole genome shotgun sequence genome includes a region encoding these proteins:
- the LOC120264358 gene encoding transcription factor PHYTOCHROME INTERACTING FACTOR-LIKE 15-like isoform X2: protein MRTLQELIPNCNKVDKASMLDEAIEYLKTLQLQVQIMSMGNGFCMPPMMLPPGMQHIRAPPMGPYSTMGLGMGMGMGYGMGMLDMNGSPLIPQFPCPSLPGAPGLHGMPGSAALQMFGIPGQGFPVPMPRPAQSSSFSMLPTKPNSVPEGSEADINPVPQSAAETVPSSSSKDQHHQSINSELPPKTSVHNSQIQASMKANNECAEHSTLVQMSDQNVRIGGNGSINCQRKNGIYPSIDNS from the exons ATGCGTACGCTGCAAGAACTTATACCCAATTGTAACAAG GTGGACAAAGCATCAATGCTTGATGAGGCCATTGAGTATCTTAAAACTCTTCAGCTTCAAGTGCAG ATAATGTCTATGGGAAATGGATTTTGTATGCCTCCAATGATGTTACCTCCTGGAATGCAACACATTCGTGCACCTCCCATGGGTCCTTACTCAACAATGGGCTTAGGAATGGGGATGGGAATGGGTTACGGGATGGGAATGCTCGACATGAATGGTTCCCCCCTAATTCCACAATTTCCTTGCCCTTCACTTCCTGGAGCTCCAGGATTGCATGGGATGCCTGGATCTGCCGCTCTTCAGATGTTTGGAATTCCTGGACAGGGTTTCCCTGTGCCAATGCCACGACCGGCACAATCTTCATCTTTCTCGATGCTTCCTACAAAACCAAACTCAGTGCCTGAAGGATCAGAAGCAGACATAAATCCAGTACCACAATCAGCTGCAGAGACAGTTCCATCTTCAAGTTCAAAGGATCAGCATCACCAGAGTATAAACTCAGAGCTGCCACCAAAAACAAGTGTTCACAACTCACAGATTCAGGCATCGATGAAG GCAAATAATGAATGTGCAGAACACTCTACCTTAGTGCAAATGAGTGATCAAAATGTGCGTATAGGTGGAAATGGCTCCATCAATTGTCAGAGGAAAAATGGTATATATCCTTC GATAGATAATTCATGA
- the LOC120264358 gene encoding transcription factor PHYTOCHROME INTERACTING FACTOR-LIKE 15-like isoform X5 — MRTLQELIPNCNKVDKASMLDEAIEYLKTLQLQVQIMSMGNGFCMPPMMLPPGMQHIRAPPMGPYSTMGLGMGMGMGYGMGMLDMNGSPLIPQFPCPSLPGAPGLHGMPGSAALQMFGIPGQGFPVPMPRPAQSSSFSMLPTKPNSVPEGSEADINPVPQSAAETVPSSSSKDQHHQSINSELPPKTSVHNSQIQASMKANNECAEHSTLVQMSDQNVRIGGNGSINCQRKNDNS, encoded by the exons ATGCGTACGCTGCAAGAACTTATACCCAATTGTAACAAG GTGGACAAAGCATCAATGCTTGATGAGGCCATTGAGTATCTTAAAACTCTTCAGCTTCAAGTGCAG ATAATGTCTATGGGAAATGGATTTTGTATGCCTCCAATGATGTTACCTCCTGGAATGCAACACATTCGTGCACCTCCCATGGGTCCTTACTCAACAATGGGCTTAGGAATGGGGATGGGAATGGGTTACGGGATGGGAATGCTCGACATGAATGGTTCCCCCCTAATTCCACAATTTCCTTGCCCTTCACTTCCTGGAGCTCCAGGATTGCATGGGATGCCTGGATCTGCCGCTCTTCAGATGTTTGGAATTCCTGGACAGGGTTTCCCTGTGCCAATGCCACGACCGGCACAATCTTCATCTTTCTCGATGCTTCCTACAAAACCAAACTCAGTGCCTGAAGGATCAGAAGCAGACATAAATCCAGTACCACAATCAGCTGCAGAGACAGTTCCATCTTCAAGTTCAAAGGATCAGCATCACCAGAGTATAAACTCAGAGCTGCCACCAAAAACAAGTGTTCACAACTCACAGATTCAGGCATCGATGAAG GCAAATAATGAATGTGCAGAACACTCTACCTTAGTGCAAATGAGTGATCAAAATGTGCGTATAGGTGGAAATGGCTCCATCAATTGTCAGAGGAAAAATG ATAATTCATGA
- the LOC120264358 gene encoding transcription factor PHYTOCHROME INTERACTING FACTOR-LIKE 15-like isoform X6, translating to MRTLQELIPNCNKVDKASMLDEAIEYLKTLQLQVQIMSMGNGFCMPPMMLPPGMQHIRAPPMGPYSTMGLGMGMGMGYGMGMLDMNGSPLIPQFPCPSLPGAPGLHGMPGSAALQMFGIPGQGFPVPMPRPAQSSSFSMLPTKPNSVPEGSEADINPVPQSAAETVPSSSSKDQHHQSINSELPPKTSVHNSQIQASMKANNECAEHSTLVQMSDQNVRIGGNGSINCQRKNG from the exons ATGCGTACGCTGCAAGAACTTATACCCAATTGTAACAAG GTGGACAAAGCATCAATGCTTGATGAGGCCATTGAGTATCTTAAAACTCTTCAGCTTCAAGTGCAG ATAATGTCTATGGGAAATGGATTTTGTATGCCTCCAATGATGTTACCTCCTGGAATGCAACACATTCGTGCACCTCCCATGGGTCCTTACTCAACAATGGGCTTAGGAATGGGGATGGGAATGGGTTACGGGATGGGAATGCTCGACATGAATGGTTCCCCCCTAATTCCACAATTTCCTTGCCCTTCACTTCCTGGAGCTCCAGGATTGCATGGGATGCCTGGATCTGCCGCTCTTCAGATGTTTGGAATTCCTGGACAGGGTTTCCCTGTGCCAATGCCACGACCGGCACAATCTTCATCTTTCTCGATGCTTCCTACAAAACCAAACTCAGTGCCTGAAGGATCAGAAGCAGACATAAATCCAGTACCACAATCAGCTGCAGAGACAGTTCCATCTTCAAGTTCAAAGGATCAGCATCACCAGAGTATAAACTCAGAGCTGCCACCAAAAACAAGTGTTCACAACTCACAGATTCAGGCATCGATGAAG GCAAATAATGAATGTGCAGAACACTCTACCTTAGTGCAAATGAGTGATCAAAATGTGCGTATAGGTGGAAATGGCTCCATCAATTGTCAGAGGAAAAATG GATAG
- the LOC120264358 gene encoding transcription factor PHYTOCHROME INTERACTING FACTOR-LIKE 15-like isoform X4, producing MRTLQELIPNCNKVDKASMLDEAIEYLKTLQLQVQIMSMGNGFCMPPMMLPPGMQHIRAPPMGPYSTMGLGMGMGMGYGMGMLDMNGSPLIPQFPCPSLPGAPGLHGMPGSAALQMFGIPGQGFPVPMPRPAQSSSFSMLPTKPNSVPEGSEADINPVPQSAAETVPSSSSKDQHHQSINSELPPKTSVHNSQIQASMKANNECAEHSTLVQMSDQNVRIGGNGSINCQRKNGIYPS from the exons ATGCGTACGCTGCAAGAACTTATACCCAATTGTAACAAG GTGGACAAAGCATCAATGCTTGATGAGGCCATTGAGTATCTTAAAACTCTTCAGCTTCAAGTGCAG ATAATGTCTATGGGAAATGGATTTTGTATGCCTCCAATGATGTTACCTCCTGGAATGCAACACATTCGTGCACCTCCCATGGGTCCTTACTCAACAATGGGCTTAGGAATGGGGATGGGAATGGGTTACGGGATGGGAATGCTCGACATGAATGGTTCCCCCCTAATTCCACAATTTCCTTGCCCTTCACTTCCTGGAGCTCCAGGATTGCATGGGATGCCTGGATCTGCCGCTCTTCAGATGTTTGGAATTCCTGGACAGGGTTTCCCTGTGCCAATGCCACGACCGGCACAATCTTCATCTTTCTCGATGCTTCCTACAAAACCAAACTCAGTGCCTGAAGGATCAGAAGCAGACATAAATCCAGTACCACAATCAGCTGCAGAGACAGTTCCATCTTCAAGTTCAAAGGATCAGCATCACCAGAGTATAAACTCAGAGCTGCCACCAAAAACAAGTGTTCACAACTCACAGATTCAGGCATCGATGAAG GCAAATAATGAATGTGCAGAACACTCTACCTTAGTGCAAATGAGTGATCAAAATGTGCGTATAGGTGGAAATGGCTCCATCAATTGTCAGAGGAAAAATGGTATATATCCTTC ATAA
- the LOC120264358 gene encoding transcription factor PHYTOCHROME INTERACTING FACTOR-LIKE 15-like isoform X1, with amino-acid sequence MRTLQELIPNCNKVDKASMLDEAIEYLKTLQLQVQIMSMGNGFCMPPMMLPPGMQHIRAPPMGPYSTMGLGMGMGMGYGMGMLDMNGSPLIPQFPCPSLPGAPGLHGMPGSAALQMFGIPGQGFPVPMPRPAQSSSFSMLPTKPNSVPEGSEADINPVPQSAAETVPSSSSKDQHHQSINSELPPKTSVHNSQIQASMKVISFIPELYFLFQSHIFGHVTTHHVFTCTIFVCCTKLGDASCLFVSCF; translated from the exons ATGCGTACGCTGCAAGAACTTATACCCAATTGTAACAAG GTGGACAAAGCATCAATGCTTGATGAGGCCATTGAGTATCTTAAAACTCTTCAGCTTCAAGTGCAG ATAATGTCTATGGGAAATGGATTTTGTATGCCTCCAATGATGTTACCTCCTGGAATGCAACACATTCGTGCACCTCCCATGGGTCCTTACTCAACAATGGGCTTAGGAATGGGGATGGGAATGGGTTACGGGATGGGAATGCTCGACATGAATGGTTCCCCCCTAATTCCACAATTTCCTTGCCCTTCACTTCCTGGAGCTCCAGGATTGCATGGGATGCCTGGATCTGCCGCTCTTCAGATGTTTGGAATTCCTGGACAGGGTTTCCCTGTGCCAATGCCACGACCGGCACAATCTTCATCTTTCTCGATGCTTCCTACAAAACCAAACTCAGTGCCTGAAGGATCAGAAGCAGACATAAATCCAGTACCACAATCAGCTGCAGAGACAGTTCCATCTTCAAGTTCAAAGGATCAGCATCACCAGAGTATAAACTCAGAGCTGCCACCAAAAACAAGTGTTCACAACTCACAGATTCAGGCATCGATGAAGGTTATAAGCTTTATCCCTGAACTGTATTTTCTCTTCCAATCACATATTTTTGGGCATGTGACAACTCATCATGTTTTCACGTGCACCATTTTTGTGTGCTGCACCAAATTAGGTGATGCTTCCTGTTTGTTTGTCTCGTGCTTTTGA
- the LOC120264360 gene encoding uncharacterized protein LOC120264360, translating to MAVRELGGLKLSIQWLMTYLPAVPSGNGLNVQDDDMTPWMNYALEDSFQNDYCAEFLSEFSGVDLNSLNANNTGMPADRRSGFGLGRDFQHVDHAPVSRGLAGGVLEPGKIRTSQSLHSPQQCQSSVPVSKSRVAEFSDFGSTSTQQGHCSDVLRTRPQKQDFSSSEPPRVNSGLMNFSHFLKTGFNLEAEYP from the coding sequence ATGGCAGTCCGAGAGTTGGGAGGTTTGAAGCTTTCGATTCAGTGGTTAATGACTTATCTCCCTGCCGTGCCGTCAGGCAATGGGCTGAATGTGCAAGATGATGACATGACCCCATGGATGAACTACGCCCTTGAGGATTCATTCCAGAATGATTACTGTGCAGAATTCTTATCTGAATTCTCAGGGGTTGATTTGAATTCTTTGAATGCTAATAACACTGGTATGCCTGCTGATAGGAGAAGCGGCTTTGGCCTTGGTAGGGATTTTCAGCATGTTGATCACGCACCTgtttcaagagggcttgcaggagGAGTTTTGGAGCCCGGCAAGATCAGGACCAGCCAGTCACTTCATTCACCACAACAATGTCAGAGTTCAGTTCCAGTTAGCAAGTCGAGAGTTGCTGAATTCAGTGATTTTGGTAGCACCAGTACACAACAGGGCCACTGCAGTGATGTCTTGCGTACAAGGCCTCAAAAGCAAGATTTCTCAAGCTCAGAACCACCAAGAGTTAACAGTGGTTTGATGAATTTTTCCCATTTTCTCAAGACCGGTTTCAATCTTGAAGCCGAATATCCATAG
- the LOC120264358 gene encoding transcription factor PHYTOCHROME INTERACTING FACTOR-LIKE 15-like isoform X3 — MRTLQELIPNCNKVDKASMLDEAIEYLKTLQLQVQIMSMGNGFCMPPMMLPPGMQHIRAPPMGPYSTMGLGMGMGMGYGMGMLDMNGSPLIPQFPCPSLPGAPGLHGMPGSAALQMFGIPGQGFPVPMPRPAQSSSFSMLPTKPNSVPEGSEADINPVPQSAAETVPSSSSKDQHHQSINSELPPKTSVHNSQIQASMKANNECAEHSTLVQMSDQNVRIGGNGSINCQRKNGIYPS; from the exons ATGCGTACGCTGCAAGAACTTATACCCAATTGTAACAAG GTGGACAAAGCATCAATGCTTGATGAGGCCATTGAGTATCTTAAAACTCTTCAGCTTCAAGTGCAG ATAATGTCTATGGGAAATGGATTTTGTATGCCTCCAATGATGTTACCTCCTGGAATGCAACACATTCGTGCACCTCCCATGGGTCCTTACTCAACAATGGGCTTAGGAATGGGGATGGGAATGGGTTACGGGATGGGAATGCTCGACATGAATGGTTCCCCCCTAATTCCACAATTTCCTTGCCCTTCACTTCCTGGAGCTCCAGGATTGCATGGGATGCCTGGATCTGCCGCTCTTCAGATGTTTGGAATTCCTGGACAGGGTTTCCCTGTGCCAATGCCACGACCGGCACAATCTTCATCTTTCTCGATGCTTCCTACAAAACCAAACTCAGTGCCTGAAGGATCAGAAGCAGACATAAATCCAGTACCACAATCAGCTGCAGAGACAGTTCCATCTTCAAGTTCAAAGGATCAGCATCACCAGAGTATAAACTCAGAGCTGCCACCAAAAACAAGTGTTCACAACTCACAGATTCAGGCATCGATGAAG GCAAATAATGAATGTGCAGAACACTCTACCTTAGTGCAAATGAGTGATCAAAATGTGCGTATAGGTGGAAATGGCTCCATCAATTGTCAGAGGAAAAATGGTATATATCCTTCGTGA